From one Streptomyces sp. SCSIO 30461 genomic stretch:
- a CDS encoding ROK family transcriptional regulator has product METPGSQTSLHRANLERVVRAVRMAGSLTQAEIARSTGLSAATVSNIVRELKEGGTVEVTPTSAGGRRARSVSLSGDAGIVVGVDFGHTHLRVAVGNLAHQVLAEESEPLDVDASSEEGFGRAQALVRRLIADTGISADKVIGVGLGVPGPIDVESGTLGSTSILPGWTGINPSAELSRRLGVPVYVDNDANLGALGELVWGSGRGVKDLAYIKVASGVGAGLVINGQIYRGPGGTAGEIGHITLDESGPVCRCGNRGCLETFASARYVLPLLQPGHGPDLTMERVVQLAREGDPGCRRVIADVGRHIGSGVANLCNLLNPTRVVLGGSLAEAGELVLAPIRESVSRYAIPSAARQLSLLPGALGSRAEVLGALALVLSEMGDSTLMDGSGSALSVGAPAFT; this is encoded by the coding sequence ATGGAGACTCCGGGGTCGCAGACGTCTCTGCATCGGGCGAATCTCGAGCGCGTCGTACGTGCCGTGCGCATGGCCGGTTCGCTCACTCAGGCCGAGATCGCGAGGTCGACCGGCCTGTCCGCCGCCACGGTCTCCAACATCGTTCGCGAACTGAAGGAGGGCGGCACGGTCGAGGTGACCCCCACCTCGGCGGGCGGCAGGCGGGCCAGGAGCGTGTCGCTGAGCGGGGACGCCGGGATCGTGGTCGGGGTGGACTTCGGCCACACCCATCTGCGGGTCGCCGTGGGAAACCTCGCCCATCAGGTGCTGGCCGAGGAGTCCGAGCCGCTCGATGTCGACGCCTCGTCCGAGGAGGGCTTCGGGCGGGCGCAAGCACTGGTCAGACGCCTGATCGCGGACACCGGGATCAGCGCGGACAAGGTGATCGGGGTCGGACTCGGTGTGCCGGGTCCGATCGATGTCGAGTCCGGGACGCTGGGGTCGACTTCGATCCTGCCGGGGTGGACCGGGATAAACCCCAGCGCCGAGCTCTCACGCCGCCTCGGGGTGCCGGTGTACGTCGACAACGACGCCAACCTCGGCGCGCTCGGCGAGCTGGTCTGGGGGAGCGGCCGGGGAGTGAAGGACCTCGCCTACATCAAGGTGGCGAGCGGTGTGGGTGCCGGACTGGTCATCAACGGCCAGATCTACCGGGGCCCAGGCGGTACGGCGGGAGAGATCGGGCACATCACCCTGGACGAGTCGGGGCCCGTCTGCCGTTGCGGCAACCGGGGCTGCCTGGAGACCTTCGCGTCCGCCCGGTATGTACTGCCGCTGCTCCAGCCCGGCCACGGTCCCGATCTGACCATGGAGCGGGTCGTGCAGCTCGCGCGCGAGGGCGATCCGGGCTGCCGCAGGGTGATCGCCGACGTCGGGCGGCACATCGGCAGCGGGGTGGCGAACCTGTGCAACCTGCTCAATCCGACCAGGGTCGTACTCGGCGGCAGTCTCGCCGAAGCGGGAGAGCTGGTGCTCGCGCCGATCAGGGAGTCCGTCTCCCGTTATGCGATTCCCAGCGCGGCCCGCCAGCTCTCGCTGCTGCCCGGGGCGTTGGGGAGCCGGGCCGAGGTGCTGGGAGCGCTGGCCCTCGTGCTCAGTGAAATGGGTGATTCTACGCTTATGGATGGTTCTGGCAGTGCGCTCTCCGTGGGTGCGCCTGCCTTCACTTAG
- the dxs gene encoding 1-deoxy-D-xylulose-5-phosphate synthase has product MALLTRIKGPRDLDRLSPEQLDQLAAEIRTFLVDAVSKTGGHLGPNLGVVELTIALHRVFESPRDRVLWDTGHQSYVHKLLTGRQDFSKLKMKGGLSGYPARSESEHDLIENSHASTVLGWADGLAKANEVLKKDDHVVAVIGDGALTGGMAWEALNNIADAKDRPLVIVVNDNERSYAPTIGGLANHLATLRTTDGYERFLARGKEILERTPVLGKPLYETLHGAKKGLKDFIAPQGMFEDLGLKYVGPIDGHDITALESALTRAKRFGGPVIVHCLTEKGRGYQPALQDEADRFHAVGKIHPDTGLPIASSGLDWTSVFGEEMVALGKEREDIVAITAAMLQPVGLDKFAKAFPERVYDVGIAEQHGAVSAAGLATGGLHPVFAVYATFLNRAFDQVLMDVALHKCGVTFVLDRAGVTGTDGASHNGMWDMSILQVVPGLRIAAPRDADQVRAQLREAVQVEDAPTVVRFSKGAVGPAVQAVGRIGGMDVLRRPGAERPDVLLVSVGALAPMCLEIADLLDKQGISTTVVDPRWVKPVDEALAPLADEHRVVVTVEDNIRVGGVGAAVSQALRDAGVDLPLRDFGIPPRFLDHASRKEVMAEIGLTAPDIARQVTGLVAKLDGRLEDEPAEARQAARD; this is encoded by the coding sequence GTGGCATTGCTTACCCGTATCAAGGGACCTCGGGATCTGGACCGGCTCAGCCCGGAGCAGCTCGACCAGCTGGCCGCAGAGATCCGGACTTTTCTCGTGGACGCCGTGTCCAAGACCGGCGGTCACCTCGGCCCCAACCTCGGTGTGGTCGAACTGACCATCGCCCTGCACAGGGTCTTCGAGTCGCCCAGAGACAGGGTTCTGTGGGACACCGGCCACCAGAGCTATGTGCACAAGCTGCTGACCGGCCGCCAGGACTTCTCGAAGCTGAAGATGAAGGGCGGCCTCTCCGGCTACCCGGCGCGCTCCGAGTCGGAGCACGACCTCATCGAGAACTCCCACGCCTCGACGGTGCTCGGCTGGGCCGACGGCCTAGCCAAGGCCAACGAGGTCCTGAAGAAGGACGACCATGTCGTCGCCGTCATCGGCGACGGCGCCCTCACCGGCGGTATGGCCTGGGAGGCGCTCAACAACATCGCGGACGCCAAGGATCGCCCGCTCGTCATCGTGGTCAACGACAACGAGCGCTCCTATGCCCCGACCATCGGCGGCCTGGCGAACCACCTGGCGACGCTGCGGACCACCGACGGCTACGAGCGCTTCCTGGCCCGGGGCAAGGAGATCCTGGAGCGCACCCCCGTTCTCGGCAAGCCGCTCTACGAGACCCTGCACGGTGCCAAGAAGGGTCTCAAGGACTTCATCGCCCCGCAGGGCATGTTCGAGGACCTGGGCCTGAAGTACGTCGGCCCGATCGACGGCCATGACATCACCGCGCTGGAGTCCGCGCTCACCCGGGCGAAGCGGTTCGGCGGCCCGGTCATCGTGCACTGCCTCACCGAGAAGGGCCGCGGCTACCAGCCGGCCCTCCAGGACGAGGCGGACCGGTTCCACGCCGTCGGCAAGATCCACCCCGACACCGGACTGCCGATCGCCAGTTCAGGCCTGGACTGGACCTCCGTCTTCGGCGAGGAGATGGTCGCGCTCGGCAAGGAGCGCGAGGACATCGTGGCGATCACCGCGGCGATGCTCCAGCCCGTCGGCCTGGACAAGTTCGCCAAGGCGTTCCCCGAGCGGGTGTACGACGTCGGAATCGCCGAGCAGCACGGCGCGGTGTCCGCCGCCGGTCTCGCCACCGGTGGCCTGCACCCGGTCTTCGCGGTATACGCGACCTTCCTGAACCGCGCCTTCGACCAGGTGCTGATGGACGTGGCGCTGCACAAGTGCGGGGTGACCTTCGTACTGGACCGCGCGGGCGTCACCGGCACCGACGGCGCCTCGCACAACGGTATGTGGGACATGTCGATCCTCCAGGTCGTCCCCGGCCTGCGGATCGCCGCCCCTCGCGACGCCGATCAGGTGCGCGCCCAGCTCCGCGAGGCCGTCCAGGTCGAGGACGCGCCGACGGTGGTGCGCTTCTCCAAGGGCGCGGTCGGCCCCGCGGTCCAGGCCGTGGGCCGGATCGGCGGCATGGACGTGCTGCGCAGGCCGGGCGCCGAGCGTCCGGATGTGCTGCTGGTGTCGGTCGGCGCGCTCGCGCCGATGTGCCTGGAGATCGCGGACCTGCTCGACAAGCAGGGCATCTCCACGACCGTCGTGGACCCGCGCTGGGTCAAGCCGGTCGACGAGGCGCTCGCCCCGCTCGCCGACGAGCACCGGGTCGTGGTCACCGTCGAGGACAACATCAGGGTCGGTGGTGTCGGGGCGGCGGTGTCCCAGGCGTTGCGTGACGCGGGTGTCGACCTGCCGCTGCGCGACTTCGGCATCCCGCCGCGCTTCCTCGACCACGCCTCCCGCAAGGAGGTCATGGCCGAGATCGGTCTGACGGCGCCCGACATCGCCCGCCAGGTCACCGGCCTCGTCGCCAAGCTCGACGGCCGTCTCGAGGACGAACCGGCCGAGGCGAGGCAGGCCGCCCGGGACTGA
- the ngcE gene encoding N-acetylglucosamine/diacetylchitobiose ABC transporter substrate-binding protein — MGSTSGHPNGGIDRRGLIKRSAAIGLVTLPAMSLLSACASGTGGAGGSKVEKGKVTRANPLGVNETAPLEVVIFDGGFGQQYAIDAQKKYNAAFPKAPRVTHKATQKIQSELQPRFNGGTPPDLIDNSGAEQMDMGVLVGKQQLADLTPLLDAPSFDNPGRKVRDTLRPGIVEMGQFDGAPVWILYYAYTVYGVWYSASALDRFDSQYPQTWDEMLALCEKAKKQGIAGWTYAGKHPYYLPFSLYPFIAKIGGREVLDSIDNLEPNAWKHPAVKSAFEAYYELYKKGYILKGTPGLDHIQSQTAWTKGKALFIPNGSWVENEAAGTMPADFDLAVAAPSGLDASDAMPFGTIWASGGEPFIVPANAKNVEGGMEQLRIMLGEASSKNFTRQVKSLTAFDGGTDGIALTPGLRSGVAALATAGENVVNPRLQDWYVKLQKEQIGVAGLGEMMAGRLTPAEAISKIQGFADKAAQDSSVKKYKHQ; from the coding sequence ATGGGATCCACCTCCGGCCACCCGAACGGCGGTATCGACCGCCGTGGACTGATCAAACGCAGCGCGGCGATCGGCCTGGTCACCCTTCCGGCGATGAGCCTCCTGTCCGCTTGCGCGAGCGGGACCGGCGGCGCCGGCGGCTCCAAGGTCGAGAAGGGAAAGGTCACCAGGGCCAACCCACTCGGTGTCAACGAGACCGCCCCCCTGGAAGTCGTCATCTTCGACGGCGGCTTCGGCCAGCAGTACGCCATCGACGCCCAGAAGAAGTACAACGCGGCCTTCCCGAAGGCGCCCCGGGTCACCCACAAGGCAACCCAGAAGATCCAGTCCGAGCTCCAGCCCCGCTTCAACGGCGGGACCCCGCCCGACCTCATCGACAACTCGGGCGCCGAGCAGATGGACATGGGCGTGCTCGTCGGCAAGCAGCAGCTCGCCGACCTCACCCCGCTGCTCGACGCGCCCTCGTTCGACAACCCGGGCAGGAAGGTGCGCGACACCCTCCGCCCCGGAATCGTCGAGATGGGCCAGTTCGACGGGGCACCCGTCTGGATCCTCTACTACGCCTACACCGTCTACGGCGTCTGGTACTCGGCGAGCGCACTCGACCGCTTCGACTCGCAGTACCCGCAGACCTGGGACGAGATGCTCGCCCTCTGCGAGAAGGCGAAGAAGCAGGGCATCGCCGGCTGGACGTACGCCGGCAAGCACCCGTACTACCTCCCCTTCTCGCTCTACCCGTTCATCGCGAAGATCGGTGGTCGCGAGGTTCTGGACTCCATCGACAACCTGGAACCGAACGCCTGGAAGCACCCCGCCGTCAAGTCCGCGTTCGAGGCGTACTACGAGCTCTACAAGAAGGGCTACATCCTCAAGGGCACTCCCGGCCTCGACCACATCCAGTCCCAGACCGCCTGGACCAAGGGCAAGGCGCTGTTCATCCCCAACGGCTCCTGGGTGGAGAACGAGGCCGCCGGCACCATGCCCGCGGACTTCGACCTCGCGGTCGCCGCGCCGTCCGGTCTCGACGCGTCGGACGCGATGCCGTTCGGCACCATCTGGGCCTCCGGAGGCGAGCCCTTCATCGTCCCGGCGAACGCCAAGAACGTCGAGGGTGGCATGGAGCAACTGCGCATCATGCTCGGCGAGGCGTCATCGAAGAACTTCACCCGGCAGGTCAAGTCGCTGACCGCGTTCGACGGCGGCACCGACGGCATCGCGCTGACACCGGGTCTGAGGTCGGGTGTCGCCGCCCTCGCCACGGCCGGGGAGAACGTTGTCAACCCACGCCTCCAGGACTGGTACGTCAAGCTCCAGAAGGAGCAGATCGGTGTGGCTGGCCTGGGCGAGATGATGGCCGGACGCCTCACCCCGGCCGAAGCGATCAGCAAGATCCAGGGCTTCGCGGACAAAGCGGCCCAGGACTCGTCCGTCAAGAAGTACAAGCACCAGTGA
- a CDS encoding substrate-binding domain-containing protein, whose amino-acid sequence MNTQMRRAAVAIAATAMAVSLAACGSAKESGENANSAGEKKGDDLKIGLLLPENQTARYEKFDKPLIEEEISKLTNGKAEVVYANAKQDATLQTQQVETMITNKVDALIIDAVDSKAIAGSVKKAKEAGIPVVAFDRLAEGPIDAYTSFDNEEVGHVQGKALLAALGDKAKDGQIVMMNGAITDPNAALFKKGAKAEFEGKVNIGKEYDTKEWKPENANSNMEAAISALGKDKIIGVYSANDGMAGGIITALKAGGFTKLPPVTGQDAELAGVQRIVAGEQYMSVYKPYAPEAAAAAKMAVRLAKGEELTDVETARVDSPTNTGIPAVLVPVVSLTKDNIKDTVLKDGIYTIDEICTAKYKAACEAAGLK is encoded by the coding sequence ATGAACACGCAGATGCGTCGTGCCGCCGTGGCCATCGCCGCCACCGCCATGGCCGTGTCCCTCGCCGCCTGTGGCAGCGCCAAGGAGTCCGGGGAGAACGCCAACAGCGCGGGCGAGAAGAAGGGTGACGACCTCAAGATCGGTCTGCTCCTCCCGGAGAACCAGACCGCTCGCTACGAGAAGTTCGACAAGCCGCTGATCGAAGAGGAGATCAGCAAGCTCACGAACGGCAAGGCCGAGGTCGTCTACGCCAACGCCAAGCAGGACGCGACGCTCCAGACCCAGCAGGTCGAGACGATGATCACCAACAAGGTGGACGCGCTGATCATCGACGCGGTCGACTCCAAGGCGATCGCCGGCAGCGTCAAGAAGGCGAAGGAGGCCGGTATCCCGGTCGTCGCCTTCGACCGTCTCGCCGAGGGTCCGATTGACGCGTACACCTCCTTCGACAACGAAGAGGTCGGCCACGTCCAGGGCAAGGCGCTCCTCGCGGCGCTGGGCGACAAGGCCAAGGACGGCCAGATCGTCATGATGAACGGTGCCATCACCGACCCGAACGCCGCCCTCTTCAAGAAGGGCGCCAAGGCCGAGTTCGAGGGCAAGGTCAACATCGGCAAGGAGTACGACACCAAGGAGTGGAAGCCGGAGAACGCCAACTCCAACATGGAGGCAGCGATCTCTGCTCTCGGCAAGGACAAGATCATCGGCGTCTACTCCGCCAACGACGGCATGGCGGGCGGCATCATCACCGCACTCAAGGCCGGCGGCTTCACCAAGCTCCCGCCGGTCACCGGCCAGGACGCCGAGCTTGCCGGTGTCCAGCGGATCGTCGCGGGCGAGCAGTACATGAGCGTCTACAAGCCGTACGCCCCCGAGGCCGCCGCCGCCGCCAAGATGGCCGTGCGGCTCGCCAAGGGCGAGGAGCTCACGGACGTGGAGACCGCCCGGGTCGACAGCCCCACGAACACCGGAATCCCCGCCGTGCTCGTCCCGGTCGTCTCGCTGACCAAGGACAACATCAAGGACACCGTGCTCAAGGACGGCATCTACACCATCGACGAGATCTGCACCGCGAAGTACAAGGCCGCCTGCGAAGCGGCCGGCCTGAAGTAG
- a CDS encoding ABC transporter permease subunit — MSTHKTSGRHGGGHQVVNPDAAHDAVTAVDPRLLVREQGLAGYFSEFKRKLHAGDLGSIPVVIGLVIIAIVFQSLNSEFLSAKNISDIAVTMVGTGTMAVGIIFVLLLGEIDLSVGSVSGVSGAIVAVMAVSHGMNEWLSVLVALAAGAAIGALHGFFFAKIGAPAFAVTLAGLLFWLGFMLQLLGDHGTINLDSEGAVGQLTTYFFSDVAAAYGLATAAVAVFFVTSFLDNRRRAAVGVPSRPVSDIVLRTVLLAVIAFGAAFMFNQYKGLPLAFVLFLAILVITDFVLRRTAYGRRIFALGGSVEAARRAGINVAAVRISVFALSGFFAAVGGLFWASKIAAANQSAGTGDLLMNVIAAAVIGGTSLFGGRGRTWNALLGALVIVAIQYGLALEGIRTPVVYMITGGVLLATVVIDSVTRKTQKTAGRA, encoded by the coding sequence GTGAGCACCCACAAGACCTCCGGCCGACACGGCGGCGGACACCAGGTAGTGAACCCGGACGCCGCCCATGACGCGGTCACCGCGGTCGACCCTCGGCTGCTGGTACGCGAGCAGGGCCTCGCGGGCTACTTCTCCGAGTTCAAGCGCAAGCTGCACGCCGGTGACCTCGGCTCCATCCCGGTCGTGATCGGCCTGGTCATCATCGCCATCGTCTTCCAGAGCCTGAACTCCGAGTTCCTTTCCGCGAAGAACATCTCGGACATCGCCGTGACCATGGTGGGCACCGGCACGATGGCCGTGGGCATCATCTTCGTGCTGCTGCTCGGAGAGATCGACCTGTCGGTCGGCTCGGTCAGCGGTGTCTCCGGGGCGATCGTCGCGGTCATGGCCGTGAGCCACGGGATGAACGAATGGCTCTCGGTCCTCGTGGCCCTCGCCGCCGGTGCCGCGATCGGCGCGCTCCACGGCTTCTTCTTCGCGAAGATCGGCGCCCCGGCGTTCGCCGTCACCCTCGCCGGTCTGCTGTTCTGGCTGGGCTTCATGCTCCAGCTCCTCGGTGACCATGGCACCATCAACCTGGACAGCGAAGGCGCCGTCGGTCAACTGACCACGTACTTCTTCTCCGACGTGGCCGCCGCCTACGGACTGGCCACCGCCGCGGTCGCGGTGTTCTTCGTGACGTCGTTCCTGGACAACCGCCGCCGTGCGGCCGTCGGGGTCCCGTCCCGTCCGGTGTCCGACATCGTGCTGCGCACGGTGCTGCTGGCCGTCATCGCCTTCGGCGCAGCGTTCATGTTCAACCAGTACAAGGGCCTGCCGCTGGCCTTCGTCCTGTTCCTCGCCATCCTGGTGATCACGGACTTCGTGCTCCGCCGCACCGCCTACGGCCGCAGGATCTTCGCGCTCGGCGGCAGCGTCGAGGCCGCCCGCCGCGCCGGCATCAACGTCGCCGCGGTCCGGATCTCGGTCTTCGCGCTCTCCGGGTTCTTCGCGGCGGTCGGCGGTCTGTTCTGGGCCTCCAAGATCGCGGCCGCCAACCAGAGCGCCGGTACAGGCGACCTGCTGATGAACGTCATCGCGGCGGCCGTCATCGGCGGCACCAGCCTCTTCGGCGGACGCGGCCGGACGTGGAACGCCCTGCTCGGCGCCCTGGTGATCGTCGCGATCCAATACGGTCTCGCGCTCGAAGGCATCAGGACCCCGGTGGTCTACATGATCACCGGTGGGGTGCTGCTCGCCACCGTCGTGATCGACTCGGTCACACGCAAGACGCAGAAGACCGCGGGCCGCGCGTAA
- a CDS encoding carbohydrate ABC transporter permease, with product MKMTETSQTSVAPPAGAAGSTLPQVAKTGRPAAPGTPSRPRPRRGDGRVLNVFSHGMLILWALMVVLPLLWAVMTSFKDDNAIFSSPWSLPDRLHFENWSRAWSQAHMSDYFLNTVLVVAGSLVGTLLLGSMAAYVLARFDFPGNRFIYFLFIGGMSFPIMLALVPLFYVMNNIQLLNTIHGLILVYIAYSLPFTVFFLTAFFRTLPTSVAEAALIDGASHARTFFQVMLPMAKPGLISVGIFNFLGQWNQYMLPTVLNTDQDQKVLSQGLVQLAVSQGYKGDWSGLFAGLVMAMLPVLAAYVVFQRQVVAGLTAGALK from the coding sequence GTGAAGATGACGGAGACCTCGCAAACCTCAGTGGCTCCTCCCGCCGGTGCTGCTGGGTCCACCCTGCCGCAGGTGGCGAAGACCGGCCGGCCGGCTGCGCCCGGCACGCCCTCGCGGCCGAGGCCGCGCCGAGGCGACGGCAGGGTCCTCAACGTCTTCTCGCACGGGATGCTGATCCTCTGGGCCCTGATGGTCGTCCTGCCGCTGCTGTGGGCTGTGATGACCTCCTTCAAGGACGACAACGCGATCTTCAGCTCGCCCTGGTCACTGCCCGACCGGCTCCATTTCGAGAACTGGTCCCGCGCCTGGAGCCAGGCGCATATGAGCGACTACTTCCTGAACACGGTCCTGGTGGTCGCCGGCTCCCTCGTGGGCACGCTGCTGCTCGGCTCGATGGCGGCGTACGTCCTCGCCCGGTTCGACTTCCCGGGCAACCGCTTCATCTACTTCCTCTTCATCGGCGGTATGAGCTTCCCGATCATGCTGGCGCTGGTCCCGCTGTTCTACGTCATGAACAACATCCAGCTCCTGAACACGATCCACGGTCTGATCCTCGTCTACATCGCGTACTCGCTGCCGTTCACCGTGTTCTTCCTGACCGCCTTCTTCCGTACGCTGCCGACTTCGGTTGCGGAGGCTGCCCTGATCGACGGAGCCTCGCACGCACGTACGTTCTTCCAGGTCATGCTGCCGATGGCCAAGCCCGGGCTGATCAGCGTGGGCATCTTCAACTTCCTGGGCCAGTGGAACCAGTACATGCTGCCGACGGTGCTGAACACCGATCAGGACCAGAAGGTGCTGTCCCAGGGGCTGGTGCAGCTGGCGGTGAGCCAGGGGTACAAGGGCGACTGGTCGGGCCTGTTCGCGGGACTGGTGATGGCGATGCTGCCGGTGCTGGCGGCGTATGTGGTCTTCCAGCGGCAGGTGGTGGCGGGGCTGACCGCGGGGGCCCTGAAGTAG
- a CDS encoding sugar ABC transporter permease yields the protein MQHGKNRFIVGFLAAPLALYALFVIWPFVQSIFYSFTDWTGLSPDFAMVGFDNYTRMWDDDIFWKSLQHSLVFALLLPVATIGLALFFAFMINVGGRHRRGGAVSGVRGSSFYKIAYFFPQVLSIAIVALLFQFAYNPESGAINSALKAIGLGGIQPLWLGDPELALWCVMAVLVWSTVGFFVVLFSAAMASIPKDFYEAALLDGATRFTTFFRITLPLLWDTIQSGWVYMGILALGAESFAVVQIMTTGPGGPDYSTTVMVLYVYQSAFRDGAAAYATTIGVALLVVTLAFAAAVMKLGRRERLEY from the coding sequence ATGCAGCACGGCAAGAACCGCTTCATCGTGGGGTTCCTGGCGGCCCCCCTGGCGCTCTACGCGCTCTTCGTCATCTGGCCGTTCGTCCAGTCGATCTTCTACTCCTTCACCGACTGGACCGGCTTGAGCCCGGACTTCGCCATGGTCGGCTTCGACAACTACACCCGGATGTGGGACGACGACATCTTCTGGAAGTCGCTCCAGCACAGTCTGGTGTTCGCGTTGCTGCTCCCGGTGGCCACGATCGGCCTCGCGCTGTTCTTCGCCTTCATGATCAATGTCGGCGGACGGCACCGGAGGGGAGGCGCGGTCTCCGGGGTGCGCGGCTCTTCCTTCTACAAGATCGCGTATTTCTTCCCCCAGGTGCTGTCGATCGCGATCGTCGCCCTGCTCTTCCAGTTCGCGTACAACCCCGAAAGCGGGGCGATCAACTCCGCGCTCAAGGCGATCGGTCTGGGCGGCATCCAGCCCCTGTGGCTGGGCGACCCGGAACTCGCCCTGTGGTGTGTGATGGCGGTCCTCGTCTGGTCCACGGTCGGCTTCTTCGTCGTCCTCTTCTCTGCGGCGATGGCGTCCATCCCGAAGGACTTCTACGAGGCCGCGCTGCTGGACGGCGCGACCCGGTTCACCACCTTCTTCCGGATCACGCTGCCGCTGCTGTGGGACACCATCCAGTCCGGCTGGGTCTACATGGGCATCCTCGCGCTCGGCGCGGAGTCCTTCGCGGTGGTGCAGATCATGACCACGGGGCCGGGCGGCCCCGACTACTCGACCACGGTGATGGTGCTGTACGTGTACCAGTCCGCGTTCCGTGATGGCGCGGCGGCCTACGCGACCACGATCGGCGTCGCCCTGCTGGTCGTCACGCTGGCGTTCGCCGCCGCCGTGATGAAGCTGGGCCGACGAGAGCGTCTGGAGTACTGA
- a CDS encoding ATP-binding cassette domain-containing protein codes for MVHVLATPVLALRGVSKRFGAVQALTDVELEVHAGEVVALVGDNGAGKSTLVKTIAGVHPIDEGVIEWEGRPVAIHKPHDAQNLGIATVYQDLALCDNIDVVGNLYLGRELRKRGVLDEVEMERRSRELLSTLSIRIPSVRIPIASLSGGQRQTVAIARSMLGEPKLVILDEPTAALGVEQTAQVLDLVERLRERGHAVILISHNMADVKAVADKVAVLRLGRNNGVFDVKSTSQEEIISAITGATDNAVTRRAARTSEAQK; via the coding sequence ATGGTTCACGTGTTGGCTACGCCCGTGCTGGCGTTGCGCGGGGTCTCCAAGCGGTTCGGTGCCGTCCAGGCGCTCACCGACGTAGAGCTTGAGGTCCATGCCGGCGAGGTGGTCGCCCTCGTAGGCGACAACGGCGCCGGTAAATCCACGCTGGTCAAGACGATCGCAGGAGTGCACCCGATCGATGAGGGCGTCATCGAGTGGGAGGGCAGGCCGGTCGCGATCCACAAGCCGCACGACGCCCAGAACCTGGGTATCGCGACCGTCTACCAGGACCTCGCGCTGTGCGACAACATCGACGTCGTCGGCAACCTCTACCTCGGCCGTGAGCTGCGCAAGCGCGGTGTGCTGGACGAGGTCGAGATGGAGCGCCGCTCCCGTGAGCTGCTGAGCACGCTGTCGATCCGCATCCCCAGCGTCCGTATCCCGATCGCCTCCCTCTCCGGCGGTCAGCGGCAGACCGTGGCCATCGCCCGCTCGATGCTCGGTGAGCCCAAGCTCGTCATCCTCGACGAGCCCACCGCCGCGCTCGGCGTCGAGCAGACCGCACAGGTGCTCGACCTCGTGGAGCGGCTGCGGGAGCGCGGCCACGCCGTCATCCTCATCAGCCACAACATGGCCGATGTGAAGGCCGTCGCCGACAAGGTGGCCGTGCTCCGACTCGGCCGGAACAACGGCGTCTTCGACGTCAAGTCCACCTCGCAGGAAGAGATCATCTCCGCCATCACCGGCGCCACGGACAACGCCGTGACCCGTCGTGCGGCGCGCACCTCGGAGGCGCAGAAGTGA